In Candidatus Poribacteria bacterium, one genomic interval encodes:
- the idi gene encoding isopentenyl-diphosphate Delta-isomerase, whose translation MQEHVILVDHTGREIGTQEKLQAHREGKLHSAFSIFVFNAVGELLLQRRAWTKYHSGGLWTNTCCSHPRPGESYYRAARRRLNEEMGFDCELTGLFSFIYHVQLDNSLFEHELDHVFVGHYNGQPIPNPNEVDDWKWMDINALRQDVQENPKDYTYWFKLTLDRVVTQTRTINFCRET comes from the coding sequence ATACAAGAGCATGTCATACTCGTCGATCATACGGGTAGAGAAATCGGCACGCAAGAAAAACTGCAAGCACATCGTGAGGGTAAATTACACAGTGCATTTTCGATTTTTGTCTTTAACGCCGTGGGTGAATTATTGCTTCAGAGACGGGCATGGACGAAATACCATTCCGGTGGATTGTGGACGAATACGTGCTGTAGTCATCCACGTCCCGGCGAAAGTTATTATCGCGCAGCGCGACGACGGCTCAATGAGGAAATGGGTTTCGATTGTGAATTGACTGGGCTTTTTAGTTTTATTTATCACGTGCAACTCGATAATAGCCTATTTGAACACGAACTGGACCACGTCTTTGTTGGGCACTATAATGGTCAACCTATTCCGAATCCGAACGAAGTTGATGATTGGAAATGGATGGACATAAACGCGTTGAGGCAGGATGTTCAGGAAAACCCTAAAGATTACACTTACTGGTTCAAACTGACGCTGGATCGCGTTGTTACACAAACCCGAACAATCAATTTTTGCCGTGAAACTTAA
- the crtI gene encoding phytoene desaturase family protein: MKNKRVAVIGGGLGALSGAIRLARLGFSVQLFEKNPQIGGKVNEVILEGYRFDTGASLLTMPFVIDELFDFAGFKRSDYLDFMSIDPICRYFFSDGSVMDASADKAKMKAAIEELSSDDVEAYTQFLKYAERIHDLTAEIFMSTPIHEFGKLMRLRYFRTLFRLHQIDPFRTVHQSVSRFFSDPRLVQLFDRYATYNGSDPFQAPATLNIIPYIEYGLGGYYIKGGIYRLIDALEAVACKLGVQIRTSTRVEKICHDGKRVSGVQVNGEKLETDYVLCGADAVVAYDELIDGYQHRSEKLNRLEPSLSGMVFLWGIKGKYSALGHHNIIFSGDYGAEFKQIFKHRQVPDDPTIYIAITSKTDSEHAPTDGENWFVLLNMPYLTPGQMWEKEKVRMRTVVLDRLKQLGFDIADQIEVEQIYTPEDFSELYASNQGSIYGVSSNSRTTAFKRLPNRSRVLKGLYFAGGSVHPGGGIPLVILSGKMAATLIAEDCASKIYKQG; encoded by the coding sequence ATGAAAAATAAACGAGTGGCAGTCATCGGTGGTGGGCTTGGAGCATTAAGCGGTGCGATTCGTCTCGCGCGGTTAGGATTCTCTGTCCAATTATTTGAGAAAAATCCGCAAATTGGAGGGAAGGTCAACGAAGTAATTTTGGAAGGCTACCGGTTTGATACAGGGGCATCTCTACTAACGATGCCTTTTGTGATTGATGAACTGTTCGATTTTGCTGGTTTTAAGCGGTCGGATTATCTCGATTTTATGTCAATTGACCCGATATGCCGATACTTTTTTTCAGATGGTTCAGTGATGGATGCAAGTGCCGACAAGGCAAAGATGAAAGCTGCGATTGAGGAACTATCGTCTGATGACGTGGAAGCATACACACAGTTCTTGAAGTATGCGGAACGTATTCACGACCTAACAGCCGAAATCTTTATGTCTACACCGATCCATGAATTCGGGAAACTCATGCGCCTTCGGTATTTTCGGACACTGTTTAGGCTTCATCAAATTGATCCGTTTCGGACCGTGCATCAAAGTGTGTCCCGTTTTTTCTCGGATCCGCGCCTCGTTCAACTGTTTGACCGCTACGCGACCTACAACGGTTCAGATCCGTTTCAGGCACCCGCAACCCTTAACATAATTCCGTATATTGAGTATGGGTTGGGAGGGTATTACATCAAAGGTGGCATCTATCGTTTGATTGACGCATTGGAAGCAGTGGCGTGTAAGTTGGGTGTTCAGATTCGGACATCGACAAGGGTTGAGAAAATCTGCCACGATGGTAAGCGGGTCAGTGGCGTACAAGTTAATGGTGAAAAACTTGAAACGGATTATGTATTGTGTGGTGCAGATGCAGTCGTAGCATACGATGAATTGATTGATGGGTACCAACATCGATCCGAGAAACTAAATCGGTTGGAACCGTCGTTGTCGGGAATGGTATTTCTTTGGGGGATTAAGGGGAAGTATTCAGCATTGGGACATCATAACATTATCTTCTCCGGTGACTACGGTGCCGAATTTAAGCAGATTTTTAAACATCGGCAAGTACCAGATGATCCGACTATCTATATCGCTATAACCAGTAAAACAGATAGCGAACACGCACCGACTGATGGCGAGAATTGGTTCGTGTTGTTGAACATGCCGTATTTGACACCCGGACAGATGTGGGAAAAAGAGAAGGTTCGGATGCGAACGGTTGTTTTGGATAGATTAAAGCAGCTCGGTTTCGACATCGCAGATCAGATTGAGGTGGAGCAGATTTACACGCCGGAGGATTTCTCTGAACTTTATGCCAGCAATCAAGGGAGTATCTACGGCGTATCGTCGAATAGTAGAACCACTGCGTTCAAACGTCTACCAAATCGAAGTCGTGTCCTGAAAGGGCTTTACTTCGCAGGGGGTTCGGTGCACCCAGGCGGCGGGATTCCATTGGTGATATTGTCTGGAAAAATGGCGGCGACGTTGATTGCGGAAGATTGTGCCTCGAAAATTTATAAGCAAGGGTAA
- the crtI gene encoding phytoene desaturase family protein — translation MKRKIVIIGSGFGGLAAAIRLQAKGMQVTLLEKNAKVGGHAYQLVKDGYTFDMGPSIITAPDLIQRVFECAGMRMEDYLDLVKLDPFYRIYFHDGSSLDYTDNDEQMKQQMARFNMRDADNYDRFMAHTRRLYDAVITDGLGATAFDLPTMLGFLPRALRLQALMPAYDFVKKYFDDPRHRFTFSFHPLFIGGNPFRAPAVYLMIPYLEKVGGVWFCKGGMYRLVRALEDVFKQLGGVVETDTEVERIVVEKRRAKGVIARVNQERRTKNAISDIPDKARVLGSSDINSKGNPRSWLKFYEADGVISNADLAHTYGELINPEHRRKWSDKKLRKTQYSMSAFLLYLGVRKKYPKLKHHTLILCERYKGLIDDIFDNKALPDDFSMYLHIPSQTDPSMAPEGCESMYVLIPVPNLESGVNWKKTKAVYTDRVLTFLENDFGLTDLKRSIEVLETFTPSDFRRERNNHLGSAWGVEPKLTQTAYFRPHNRSEDIQKLYFVGASTHPGAGVPGVLLTAETTVKLVTQDLNAEDLS, via the coding sequence ATGAAACGGAAAATTGTCATCATCGGTTCAGGTTTTGGAGGACTCGCAGCAGCGATTCGACTGCAAGCGAAAGGCATGCAAGTTACACTTCTGGAGAAAAATGCGAAAGTTGGGGGGCATGCCTATCAACTCGTTAAGGACGGCTACACTTTCGATATGGGCCCCTCAATTATCACCGCGCCAGACTTGATTCAGCGTGTATTTGAATGTGCTGGTATGCGGATGGAAGATTACCTTGATTTGGTAAAACTCGACCCGTTTTATCGTATCTACTTCCATGACGGTTCGTCGCTTGATTATACAGACAATGACGAACAGATGAAACAACAGATGGCGCGATTCAACATGAGGGACGCTGATAACTACGATCGCTTCATGGCACATACGCGTCGACTTTACGATGCTGTCATCACGGACGGATTAGGTGCGACCGCCTTTGATTTACCGACGATGCTTGGCTTTCTGCCGCGTGCTTTACGGCTTCAGGCATTGATGCCTGCTTACGACTTCGTTAAGAAGTATTTCGACGACCCGCGCCACCGTTTCACTTTTTCATTTCATCCACTGTTTATCGGCGGCAATCCGTTTCGGGCACCAGCGGTTTACCTCATGATTCCGTATCTTGAAAAAGTTGGGGGTGTCTGGTTCTGCAAAGGTGGCATGTATCGCCTCGTCCGTGCGTTAGAAGATGTGTTCAAACAACTCGGTGGGGTCGTTGAAACCGATACAGAAGTTGAACGGATCGTTGTTGAAAAGCGGCGTGCAAAAGGTGTTATTGCGAGAGTTAACCAAGAACGCAGAACCAAGAACGCGATTTCAGATATTCCTGATAAGGCACGCGTTCTTGGTTCTTCCGACATAAATAGTAAAGGAAACCCGCGTTCTTGGTTAAAATTTTACGAAGCAGATGGCGTTATTTCCAACGCTGATCTGGCACACACCTACGGCGAACTTATTAATCCCGAACATCGTAGGAAATGGTCCGACAAGAAGCTCAGAAAAACCCAATATTCAATGAGTGCCTTTCTGCTCTATCTCGGCGTTCGGAAAAAATATCCGAAACTCAAGCATCATACGCTCATTCTTTGTGAGAGATATAAAGGGTTAATAGATGATATTTTTGACAATAAGGCACTTCCAGACGATTTTTCAATGTATCTCCATATTCCGTCACAAACCGATCCATCAATGGCACCGGAAGGTTGTGAGAGTATGTACGTCCTGATTCCGGTGCCAAATTTGGAAAGCGGAGTCAACTGGAAGAAGACGAAGGCGGTGTATACAGATAGAGTGCTGACGTTTTTGGAAAACGACTTTGGACTGACAGACTTAAAACGTTCAATTGAAGTGCTTGAAACATTTACACCTTCAGATTTCAGACGTGAACGAAACAACCATCTCGGTAGTGCATGGGGTGTTGAGCCGAAACTGACACAGACAGCGTATTTTCGACCCCATAACCGAAGTGAAGATATACAAAAACTATACTTTGTCGGCGCAAGCACGCATCCGGGGGCAGGCGTGCCGGGGGTTCTGCTGACAGCAGAAACGACGGTAAAGCTTGTCACCCAGGATTTGAATGCGGAGGATTTATCATGA
- a CDS encoding MerR family transcriptional regulator, whose product MTDQHKHGIKTVAIQTGLTQLIIRAWEKRYNVVTPLRTETNRRLYSDADISRLTLLRLATQAGHSIGRIANLSTEELLELIGTGGTVAQSAAIAKEDVSQETSLHFYIASCIAAVKRFEMQALESTLFAASVAFSQPVFLEKLITPLMQEIGEQWKAGTLRIAHEHLAAAVVRTLLGSICQGSDVPAAMPNLVVATPRGQLHEIGALIAGTTAASHGWRVTYLGPNLPAEEIVGCAVQNGAKAIGLSIVYPTDDPLMANELRKIRRGIQEDVALFVGGAGAIAYDSVINAIEAVRINDMPTFRSELEALRAQQNVSEKKD is encoded by the coding sequence ATGACGGATCAACACAAACACGGTATTAAAACCGTTGCCATTCAGACAGGATTAACACAACTTATCATTCGGGCATGGGAAAAGCGATACAACGTCGTCACACCGCTGCGAACCGAAACGAATCGTCGTCTCTATTCTGACGCGGATATATCGCGACTCACGTTGCTTCGTCTCGCGACTCAGGCAGGACATAGTATTGGACGAATAGCAAACCTATCCACCGAAGAACTTCTGGAACTCATTGGAACGGGTGGGACGGTTGCACAGTCCGCTGCAATCGCAAAAGAGGATGTCTCACAGGAAACATCCCTTCATTTTTACATTGCTTCGTGCATTGCAGCGGTTAAAAGATTTGAGATGCAAGCACTCGAATCAACACTCTTCGCTGCATCAGTCGCATTTAGCCAACCTGTTTTCCTTGAAAAGTTGATCACACCACTGATGCAGGAAATTGGTGAACAGTGGAAAGCAGGAACTTTACGGATCGCACACGAACACCTTGCCGCCGCGGTTGTCCGGACACTGTTGGGCAGTATCTGCCAGGGATCTGATGTACCCGCCGCAATGCCAAATTTAGTGGTCGCGACACCGCGGGGTCAACTCCACGAAATCGGCGCATTAATTGCCGGAACAACTGCAGCGTCTCACGGGTGGCGAGTCACCTACCTCGGTCCCAACCTACCAGCTGAAGAGATTGTAGGGTGTGCAGTGCAAAATGGAGCAAAGGCGATTGGATTGAGCATCGTTTACCCGACAGACGATCCGCTTATGGCAAATGAATTACGGAAAATTCGACGCGGAATTCAAGAAGATGTTGCACTGTTTGTTGGAGGGGCGGGGGCAATCGCCTACGACTCCGTCATCAACGCTATTGAGGCAGTGAGAATCAATGACATGCCAACCTTTCGCTCCGAACTCGAAGCCTTGCGTGCGCAACAGAACGTGTCAGAGAAAAAGGATTAA
- a CDS encoding lycopene cyclase domain-containing protein, whose translation MKFEYLLFNLVIIVGPVVSRFSRQIRQISHWRLKLLVSGIVMIPYIIWDAIVTGSHWWFNEAYTLDFRLLGLPIGEWLFFVTVPFGCLLVWETLPHTDSWLVELKSLRYIRVVLYAGLPIGVWIFSTGRQYTGLVLLCLGLVGLVDMLLNVNLLLQPKTYLYLGIVSVLILVFNGYLTARPVVLYGEAYQSGYRILTIPIEDFGYGFTLILFNTMLYEKLKAAWYEK comes from the coding sequence ATGAAATTTGAATATCTTCTGTTTAATCTTGTTATTATTGTCGGACCTGTTGTATCCCGATTCAGTCGTCAGATTAGACAAATTTCGCACTGGCGATTGAAACTACTCGTGAGTGGAATTGTCATGATTCCCTATATTATATGGGATGCCATTGTCACTGGTTCGCATTGGTGGTTCAACGAGGCGTATACACTCGATTTTCGATTGTTAGGTCTGCCAATTGGGGAGTGGCTCTTTTTTGTGACTGTTCCATTTGGGTGTTTGTTGGTATGGGAGACGCTACCGCATACCGATAGTTGGTTAGTCGAGTTGAAATCCCTTCGGTACATCAGAGTAGTTTTATATGCTGGACTACCGATCGGTGTATGGATTTTCAGTACGGGTAGGCAGTACACAGGATTGGTTCTATTGTGCTTGGGACTCGTTGGGCTGGTGGATATGTTATTGAACGTTAATCTGCTTCTACAACCGAAGACCTATCTCTATCTCGGAATTGTCTCCGTTTTGATTTTGGTGTTCAACGGTTACCTCACGGCGCGACCGGTTGTTCTGTATGGTGAGGCGTATCAGAGTGGCTACCGAATTCTGACAATCCCTATTGAAGATTTCGGGTATGGCTTCACGTTAATACTGTTTAACACAATGCTTTATGAAAAATTGAAGGCAGCTTGGTATGAAAAATAA